In Juglans regia cultivar Chandler chromosome 5, Walnut 2.0, whole genome shotgun sequence, the following are encoded in one genomic region:
- the LOC109021805 gene encoding transcription factor SPEECHLESS-like, which yields MDDILSDFYEYDEFGDTKYRLAQDHDDDLFSILENGLECVAGFHDLPKRNHEVVDHISKQGFQETTSVPKSKRPKPTPAAGVNPSEEENRPEVEQQRTSHIAVERNRRKQMNDSLSVLRSLTPHFYVKRGDQASIIAGVIDYINEMHQVLKCLEDKKHRKVNYMSEVLLSPKLQAQQVSSPRPSPARSPIKLPPSPRLNLAVCPRTPQPCSPYKPWLHQAGYLSPATTMATSIEPSPSRSSLSATSESTSTVNELAANSKSHIAEVEVNFSGPNLLLKTVSPRIPGQAVKIISALQELSLQILHLSTRTVEETVVNSFTIEVGIECQLSAEELAQLIQQTFSIY from the exons ATGGATGATATTTTgtctgatttttatgaataTGATGAATTCGGAGATACCAAATATCGCTTGGCTcaagatcatgatgatgatcttttcaGCATCTTGGAGAATGGGTTAGAATGCGTGGCGGGGTTTCATGATCTTCCGAAGAGAAATCATGAAGTCGTGGATCACATTTCGAAACAAGGTTTTCAAGAGACAACATCAGTACCAAAAAGCAAGAGGCCGAAGCCTACGCCGGCAGCTGGGGTGAATCCTTCGGAGGAAGAAAACCGGCCGGAAGTAGAGCAACAAAGGACGTCTCATATTGCTGTGGAGCGCAACCGGAGGAAGCAAATGAACGACAGTTTGTCGGTGTTGAGGTCACTCACGCCTCACTTCTATGTCAAAAGA GGAGATCAAGCATCCATAATTGCAGGGGTGATCGATTACATCAACGAAATGCATCAAGTTCTAAAATGTCTGGAGGACAAGAAGCATCGAAAAGTGAACTACATGAGTGAAGTCCTCCTGAGCCCTAAGCTGCAGGCGCAGCAGGTTTCAAGTCCAAGACCCTCACCTGCACGTAGCCCTATAAAGCTGCCACCAAGCCCTAGACTAAACCTAGCCGTGTGCCCCAGAACCCCACAGCCATGTAGCCCATACAAGCCATGGTTGCACCAAGCAGGTTACCTCTCTCCGGCCACCACCATGGCTACTTCCATTGAGCCATCTCCTTCGAGATCTTCTTTATCTGCTACTTCCGAGAGTACTAGTACTGTCAATGAGCTTGCTGCAAATTCCAAGTCTCACATAGCAGAAGTGGAGGTGAATTTTTCGGGTCCAAATCTTCTTTTGAAAACAGTATCTCCTCGGATTCCTGGGCAAGCCGTGAAAATAATTTCCGCTCTCCAAGAACTCTCCCTTCAAATTCTCCACCTAAGCACAAGGACTGTTGAAGAAACTGTGGTGAACTCCTTCACCATTGAG gTTGGAATTGAATGTCAACTTAGCGCAGAGGAACTGGCACAACTAATTCAGCAAACATTCTCGATCTACTAA